In Centropristis striata isolate RG_2023a ecotype Rhode Island chromosome 5, C.striata_1.0, whole genome shotgun sequence, a single genomic region encodes these proteins:
- the lzic gene encoding protein LZIC, producing the protein MASRGKSETGKLRQNMEEQLDRLMQQLQDLEECREELDDEEYEETKKETLEQLSEFNESLKKIMTGDMTLVDELSGMQLAIQAAISQAFKTPEVIRLFAKKQPGQLRTRLAEMDRDVIVGKLSRDMYTQQKMEILTALRKLGEKLTSEDETFLTENATATLSQFEKVTANLGSEDKILALASSGVKTKA; encoded by the exons ATGGCTTCTCGCGGAAAATCAGAAACAGGTAAATTGAGGCAAAACATGGAAGAGCAGCTTGACAGACTGATGCAGCAGCTTCAGGATCTGGAGGAATGCAG AGAAGAGCTGGACGATGAAGAGTATGAggagacaaaaaaggaaaccttGGAGCAGTTGAGTGAATTCAATGAATCCCTGAAGAAGATCATGACAGGAGACATGACACTTGTGGATGAACTCAGTGGAATGCAGCTG GCAATCCAGGCCGCCATCAGCCAAGCTTTCAAAACCCCAGAGGTGATCCGACTTTTCGCTAAGAAGCAGCCGGGACAGCTGAGAACCAGACTGGCAGAG ATGGACCGAGATGTCATAGTGGGGAAACTGTCACGGGACATGTACACacagcagaaaatggaaatcCTAACAGCCCTGAGAAAACTTGGAGAGAAG ctCACTTCGGAGGATGAGACTTTTCTGACAGAAAATGCTACAGCTACTCTGAGCCAGTTTGAAAAAGTGACTGCCAATTTAG gCTCCGAAGACAAAATTTTGGCTTTAGCTAGCTCTGGTGTGAAAACCAAGGCGTAG
- the nmnat1 gene encoding nicotinamide/nicotinic acid mononucleotide adenylyltransferase 1: MDSHNITKVILLSCGSFNPITNMHLRMFELARDHLEDTGRYRVVKGILSPVGDGYKKKGLIEACHRLEMARLATENSDWITVDSWEILQPEWVETAKVARHHYDELLAAEQNSDDVDTVKYAKKRRIEENYFEDSSYHKKRDGPQLMLLCGADVLESFGVPNLWKQEDIDEIAGRYGLVCITRSGNNPHKFIHQSDTLWKYRKNIHVVHEWVTNEISATHVRRSLRRGRSVRYLLPDVVVHYIQEQGLYSAESEQKNADVVLAPLQRNTGASTS, translated from the exons ATGGACAGTCACAATATCACCAAAGTGATCCTGCTGTCCTGTGGCTCCTTCAACCCCATCACCAACATGCACCTGAGGATGTTTGAACTGGCTCGAGATCATTTGGAGGACACAG GTCGGTACAGGGTGGTGAAAGGCATCCTCTCTCCGGTGGGTGATGGCTATAAGAAGAAGGGTTTGATTGAGGCCTGCCACCGTCTGGAGATGGCCAGACTGGCTACTGAGAACTCAGACTGGATCACAGTTGATTCCTGGGAAATCTTGCAGCCAGAGTGGGTGGAGACAGCCAAAGTCGCTCG GCATCACTATGACGAACTGCTTGCAGCAGAGCAGAACAGCGATGATGTGGACACGGTGAAGTACGCAAAAAAAAGGCGTATAGAGGAGAATTATTTTGAGGACTCGTCTTATCACAAAAAAAGAG ACGGGCCTCAGCTGATGTTGCTGTGCGGGGCTGATGTCCTGGAGTCCTTTGGGGTCCCTAACTTGTGGAAGCAGGAGGATATTGATGAGATTGCGGGCCGCTACGGTTTGGTTTGCATCACCCGCAGTGGTAACAATCCCCACAAGTTCATCCACCAGTCAGACACGCTGTGGAAGTATCGCAAGAATATCCATGTGGTCCATGAGTGGGTGACCAATGAGATCTCGGCCACTCACGTGCGCCGGTCGCTGCGTCGGGGTCGGAGCGTCAGGTACCTGCTGCCAGATGTTgtggttcattacatacaggAGCAGGGCCTCTACAGCGCCGAGAGCGAGCAGAAGAATGCAGACGTGGTTCTGGCACCCCTTCAGAGAAACACTGGTGCCTCCACAAGCTGA
- the rbp7a gene encoding retinoid-binding protein 7a, translated as MPASLCGTWDMISCVNAEGYMIALGISQCLRKIAVMLKLKKVIEQQGDQYIIKTFSVFRNYTVSFRVGQEFEEFTQGLDNRHLKSLVTWEGNKLVCEQIGQKKKRGWSHWIEDDKLHLEMYCEGEVCKQVFKKNA; from the exons atgcCAGCCAGCCTCTGTGGTACATGGGACATGATAAGCTGTGTCAATGCTGAAGGATACATGATTGCACTGG GTATCAGCCAGTGCTTGAGAAAGATTGCTGTGATGCTGAAGCTGAAGAAGGTGATTGAGCAGCAGGGCGACCAGTACATCATCAAAACTTTCAGCGTCTTTCGAAACTACACTGTTTCCTTCAGAGTAGGGCAGGAGTTTGAGGAGTTCACCCAGGGACTGGACAACAGGCATCTCAAG TCGCTGGTGACATGGGAGGGGAACAAACTGGTGTGTGAACAGATCGGACAGAAGAAGAAACGGGGCTGGAGTCACTGGATTGAAGATGACAAGCTACATCTG GAGATGTACTGTGAAGGAGAAGTCTGCAAGCAGGTCTTTAAGAAGAATGCGTA A